In the Candidatus Electrothrix rattekaaiensis genome, one interval contains:
- a CDS encoding GGGtGRT protein yields the protein MALFEGYERRIDKINAALTEHGIKDLEEARKMSTDAGLDVYSIVKEVQPICFENACWAYIAGAAVALKKGQTKAVEIASTLGIGLQAFCIPGSVAENRKVGIGHGNLAAMLLDENTRCFAFLAGHESFAAAEGAIGLARSANRVRTEPLRVILNGLGKDAAYIISRINGFTYVRTQFDYASGDLNIVSEKPFSDGERSKVRCYGADDVREGVAINHHEGVDVSITGNSTNPTRFQHPVAGTYKKECLEQGKKYFSVASGGGTGRTLHPDNMGAGPASYGMTDTMGRMHCDAQFAGSSSVPAHVEMMGFIGMGNNPMVGASVAVAVAMEQAVG from the coding sequence ATGGCCTTATTTGAAGGATACGAACGAAGAATCGACAAAATCAATGCGGCTCTGACTGAGCACGGCATTAAAGATCTGGAAGAAGCCCGCAAGATGAGCACAGATGCTGGCCTGGATGTGTACAGCATTGTCAAAGAGGTGCAGCCCATCTGTTTTGAAAACGCATGCTGGGCCTATATTGCCGGGGCTGCTGTTGCCCTGAAAAAAGGCCAGACCAAGGCAGTGGAGATCGCTTCTACCTTGGGTATCGGCCTCCAAGCCTTTTGTATTCCTGGCTCGGTTGCGGAAAACCGCAAGGTGGGTATTGGTCACGGTAACCTGGCAGCTATGCTGCTTGACGAGAATACCCGTTGCTTTGCCTTTCTGGCCGGACATGAGTCCTTTGCCGCAGCAGAGGGAGCTATTGGACTTGCACGATCCGCTAATCGGGTACGCACCGAGCCGCTCCGGGTCATCCTGAACGGCCTGGGAAAAGATGCCGCCTATATCATCTCCCGGATCAACGGCTTTACCTACGTGAGGACCCAGTTTGATTATGCCAGCGGAGACTTAAACATTGTTTCGGAAAAACCCTTCTCTGATGGTGAACGTTCCAAGGTTCGCTGCTATGGTGCTGATGACGTGCGTGAGGGCGTGGCTATTAACCATCATGAAGGTGTTGATGTCTCCATTACCGGGAACTCCACTAACCCGACCCGGTTCCAACATCCGGTCGCAGGTACCTATAAAAAGGAATGCTTGGAGCAGGGCAAGAAGTATTTCTCTGTGGCCTCTGGTGGTGGTACCGGTCGGACTCTGCATCCAGATAATATGGGCGCAGGACCGGCCTCCTACGGCATGACCGATACCATGGGCAGGATGCATTGCGATGCCCAGTTTGCTGGCTCTTCCTCGGTTCCGGCCCATGTGGAGATGATGGGTTTTATCGGCATGGGGAATAATCCTATGGTTGGTGCCTCTGTTGCGGTTGCGGTTGCTATGGAGCAGGCTGTGGGGTAA
- the queC gene encoding 7-cyano-7-deazaguanine synthase QueC: MNTKRKKAVILLSGGLDSTTVLAIARSRGFQCYCLSFRYGQKQDIELQRAAAIAQHMEAAEHLVLRLDLGMIGGSALTSNIEVPKDREVEEMELDIPVTYVPARNIIFLSHALAWAEVIGATDIFLGINAVDYSGYPDCRPEFLKSFEQTANLGTKEGSTGSPFTLHAPLIELSKKEIIEVGNQLGVDYSKTHSCYDPVDGLACGHCDACILRLRGFAEAGLEDPAPYVA; this comes from the coding sequence ATGAACACGAAAAGAAAAAAAGCAGTTATTCTCCTCAGCGGTGGCCTGGACTCGACAACGGTCCTGGCTATTGCCCGATCCAGAGGGTTTCAATGCTATTGCCTGAGCTTTCGCTATGGCCAAAAACAGGATATAGAACTCCAGCGGGCTGCAGCCATTGCCCAACACATGGAAGCGGCAGAGCATCTGGTTCTGCGCCTGGACTTAGGAATGATTGGTGGCTCGGCCCTGACCTCAAACATAGAGGTGCCCAAGGATCGGGAGGTGGAGGAGATGGAGCTGGATATCCCAGTGACCTATGTCCCGGCCCGCAATATCATCTTCCTTTCCCATGCCCTGGCCTGGGCCGAAGTCATCGGAGCAACAGATATCTTTCTCGGCATCAATGCGGTGGATTACAGCGGTTATCCTGATTGCCGGCCAGAGTTCCTCAAGTCCTTTGAGCAGACTGCCAACTTAGGTACCAAGGAAGGCAGCACCGGCTCTCCCTTTACGCTGCATGCGCCCCTGATTGAGCTGAGTAAAAAGGAGATTATCGAGGTGGGTAATCAGCTGGGGGTGGATTACTCGAAGACCCATAGCTGTTATGATCCGGTTGATGGGCTGGCCTGTGGGCATTGCGATGCCTGTATCCTGCGGTTGCGTGGGTTTGCCGAGGCGGGGTTGGAAGATCCTGCGCCCTATGTTGCGTAA
- a CDS encoding AAA domain-containing protein, whose protein sequence is MSDLTHKSAEKLVRLVRYLRALSISNTKTVRTLEQYKKVFWLPLESGVVSGEQDQSDDSLWIEVKRTEKPLLPPPPEQCSQWIEEESLANLDAIPELRFPVEFAHTTLTALKAQGEETLYPDTFARREQQWQDYIEQQWKPWRERYRRVLSHERISTDLFRLYQEQQKLGEQYELLLCFGLVTWETPNQEIVRRHLLVTEAAISFDPTQKRLAVYQTSPSPRVELDMLSLEEQPQDAHKITLDSHRALEGNLRRKKAVDAVLHTLAHALFDPPRRYLPDTVQPERDALTSPTSQAVITYAPALIMRKRSMRPLEYFLDKILDQRIPATTGSESRLQEIPEEFLNLCEILPESIPEDSTSELKELTQDQMQEQAEDRIFFPLPSNQEQRRIVGKLQENKGVLVQGPPGTGKSHTIANLICHLLAQGKRVLVTAQTTRALHVLHDLLPENIRPLCFNAAEQGRKEQEDLEQKIKDILVAEKNRQTAEGDHIQELEKRIQAKQEARKATGKKILDLREQETRQHTVCQGRYSGTAAQIAEQLRKEEAGFAWFTDTISLDTPLPWSAQQVLFLRRYLRATDAGEEKKLVGKELPRLEKQFPVHKVQEAFEKEEQARQAAILGKQRLQSGQGRVLFQAGKADRKAVEAVQDQLADFTETVRELQRRPMPWIKLAVYDVLCGRSGVWQDLLQRSQEGLQGVPKLIDRVDTLEVDISWEIDRKKLLQDALALKKHFKEGGRAGKWIFKPEIVRKHGSLLSKIKVDGQPCNTTNALWKLVDYLLVDRKLYYVWHLWEGRAEKSSGHFSLQFAEIKELLKTLQQVFSLYEKRKLLEERVGSINGLDVPDWSDVAAVQGLLEDCQAVLARLDFLWLGSSITHAQKTLAAFAQRGNAHPITKLVIKSLQKREIETYQQLFAEIEGLKIKSDELAEKNRLLDELVDTAPHLAAQMRNCQDRVDKAEWADRLGQLEQAWAWAQAKHWLSAFLANDLESLHRHSQRLALEIREELSALTAAKAWQHFFRGITAQQHQHMVAWQQAMKKFGKGTGKHAQTHKENARRHLKACRAAIPVWIMPLHRVYETVPAEPGFFDLVIVDEASQCGPEALPLLYLGKQILAAGDDKQISPEAVGINREHVQQLMQNYLFDFDHADSFDVQSSLFDHGLLRFGNRVVLQEHFRCMPEIIHFSNTHFYQDDPLVPLRQYLPNRLEPLKAVLVKNGSRQGQGQRIINQQEADALVATIAQCCQEERYQGKTMGVIVLQGTAQAYLIEELLIRTLGVDEMGRRKLVCGNSASFQGGERDIFFLSMVTAPEQKIRALTKVAEQQKFNVAASRAREQMWLFHSVQEKHLRPECLRYKLLKHFHRSVVQRTGVGTGVEEQEALRAASQRANRTVESPPKPFQSWLEVDMVLHLGELGYRMVPQYAFAGRNIDVVIQGQRIQLAVECDSDQWQGPEQYTADLEQQEKLERCGWQVFRIRGSRYYADPDKALEPLMQLLEQLDILPEI, encoded by the coding sequence TTGAGTGATTTGACACATAAGAGCGCAGAGAAGTTGGTTCGGCTTGTTCGGTACCTGCGTGCATTATCGATAAGTAACACAAAGACTGTCCGTACACTGGAACAGTATAAAAAGGTGTTTTGGTTGCCCCTTGAATCCGGCGTTGTCAGTGGCGAACAGGATCAGTCTGACGATTCTCTCTGGATTGAGGTCAAAAGGACGGAAAAACCGCTGTTGCCCCCGCCCCCGGAACAATGCAGTCAATGGATTGAGGAGGAGAGTCTGGCTAATCTTGATGCGATCCCGGAACTGCGTTTTCCAGTTGAGTTCGCGCACACAACTCTGACTGCGCTCAAAGCGCAGGGGGAGGAGACACTTTATCCAGATACCTTTGCCCGCAGAGAACAGCAATGGCAAGACTATATTGAGCAGCAGTGGAAGCCTTGGCGGGAACGCTATCGACGTGTTCTCTCTCATGAGAGGATCTCTACCGATCTGTTTCGTTTGTACCAGGAACAGCAAAAGCTCGGTGAGCAATATGAACTGCTGCTCTGTTTCGGCCTGGTAACCTGGGAGACCCCGAACCAGGAGATTGTCCGACGGCATCTCCTGGTTACGGAAGCGGCCATCTCCTTTGATCCGACCCAGAAAAGGCTGGCTGTTTATCAGACCTCACCGAGTCCGAGAGTTGAGCTGGATATGCTTTCCCTGGAGGAACAGCCGCAGGATGCTCATAAGATTACCTTGGACAGTCACCGGGCATTAGAGGGGAATCTTCGCAGGAAGAAGGCGGTTGATGCTGTTCTTCATACCCTTGCCCACGCCCTGTTTGATCCTCCGAGACGCTACCTTCCCGACACGGTTCAGCCCGAGCGTGATGCTCTGACTTCTCCGACATCGCAAGCGGTTATTACCTATGCCCCAGCCCTGATCATGAGAAAGCGTTCCATGCGTCCTCTGGAATATTTTCTTGATAAGATTCTGGATCAGCGCATACCCGCTACAACAGGATCGGAAAGCAGACTGCAGGAGATACCGGAAGAGTTCCTCAACCTCTGCGAAATCTTACCAGAGAGTATACCGGAGGACTCAACGAGTGAGCTGAAAGAACTGACACAGGATCAGATGCAGGAGCAGGCGGAGGACAGGATATTTTTCCCCCTCCCCTCCAACCAGGAGCAACGTAGGATAGTCGGAAAACTTCAAGAGAACAAAGGGGTGCTCGTGCAGGGGCCTCCGGGTACCGGCAAGTCGCACACTATCGCCAATCTCATCTGCCATTTGTTAGCCCAGGGAAAACGGGTTTTGGTGACAGCGCAAACCACTAGAGCCTTACATGTGCTCCATGATTTACTTCCTGAGAATATTCGTCCTCTTTGTTTCAACGCAGCAGAGCAGGGCAGGAAAGAGCAGGAGGATCTGGAACAAAAGATCAAGGACATCCTGGTAGCGGAGAAAAATCGGCAAACAGCAGAGGGTGATCATATTCAGGAACTGGAAAAGCGTATTCAGGCAAAGCAGGAGGCTAGGAAAGCCACAGGAAAAAAGATTCTGGATCTGCGTGAGCAAGAAACTAGGCAGCATACGGTCTGCCAAGGACGCTATTCTGGAACTGCGGCTCAGATTGCCGAACAGTTGCGCAAAGAGGAGGCTGGCTTTGCTTGGTTTACAGATACAATCTCTCTTGATACGCCTCTGCCTTGGTCTGCACAACAAGTGCTGTTCCTGCGCAGATATCTGCGGGCAACCGACGCAGGAGAAGAGAAAAAACTGGTTGGCAAGGAATTGCCTCGGCTTGAGAAGCAATTCCCGGTTCATAAGGTGCAAGAGGCCTTTGAAAAAGAAGAACAGGCCCGGCAGGCTGCGATCCTCGGCAAACAACGCCTCCAGAGCGGGCAAGGCAGGGTGCTCTTTCAGGCAGGTAAAGCAGATCGGAAGGCTGTTGAAGCGGTTCAAGATCAGCTTGCTGATTTTACGGAGACTGTGCGGGAATTGCAGCGACGCCCTATGCCCTGGATTAAACTGGCTGTGTATGATGTACTCTGCGGGCGCAGCGGAGTCTGGCAGGATTTATTGCAACGTTCACAGGAGGGGCTGCAAGGAGTTCCGAAACTTATTGATCGGGTTGATACCCTAGAGGTAGATATCTCTTGGGAGATTGATCGGAAGAAACTTTTGCAGGATGCGTTGGCTCTGAAAAAGCATTTCAAGGAAGGCGGTCGGGCTGGCAAATGGATTTTCAAACCAGAAATCGTCCGAAAGCATGGCAGCTTGCTCAGTAAAATTAAGGTGGATGGTCAGCCGTGTAACACGACGAATGCTCTGTGGAAGCTTGTCGATTATCTCCTAGTTGACCGAAAGTTATATTATGTCTGGCATCTCTGGGAGGGAAGAGCAGAGAAAAGCTCTGGCCATTTTTCCTTGCAATTTGCCGAGATCAAGGAGCTCCTGAAAACCCTGCAACAGGTATTTTCTCTTTATGAGAAGCGAAAACTCCTGGAAGAAAGAGTTGGTTCGATCAATGGACTGGACGTACCGGATTGGTCCGATGTCGCTGCTGTTCAGGGCCTGCTAGAGGACTGTCAGGCTGTTCTTGCCCGCCTTGATTTTCTCTGGCTCGGCTCTTCAATAACCCATGCTCAAAAGACCCTTGCTGCCTTTGCCCAACGCGGCAATGCCCATCCTATCACAAAACTGGTCATCAAAAGTCTACAAAAGAGAGAGATTGAGACCTACCAACAACTTTTTGCAGAGATTGAAGGACTCAAAATCAAGAGCGATGAGCTTGCTGAGAAGAATCGTTTGCTGGACGAATTGGTTGATACCGCGCCTCATCTGGCTGCACAGATGAGAAACTGTCAGGACAGGGTGGACAAGGCCGAATGGGCCGATCGCCTAGGGCAACTTGAGCAGGCTTGGGCCTGGGCACAGGCGAAACATTGGCTTTCTGCATTTCTTGCGAACGACCTGGAAAGCCTTCACCGGCATAGTCAGCGGCTTGCGCTGGAGATTCGGGAGGAACTTTCCGCTTTGACAGCGGCCAAGGCTTGGCAGCATTTCTTTCGCGGCATAACTGCCCAGCAACATCAGCATATGGTCGCCTGGCAGCAGGCTATGAAGAAATTCGGCAAAGGGACAGGAAAACATGCGCAGACCCATAAAGAGAATGCCCGTCGTCATCTCAAGGCCTGCCGAGCTGCTATTCCGGTCTGGATTATGCCACTCCATCGAGTGTATGAAACCGTGCCTGCCGAGCCAGGTTTTTTTGATCTTGTCATCGTTGATGAGGCCTCACAATGCGGGCCGGAAGCCTTGCCCCTGCTCTATCTTGGTAAACAAATCCTTGCTGCGGGTGATGATAAGCAGATCAGCCCGGAGGCTGTGGGGATAAACCGTGAGCATGTGCAACAGCTCATGCAGAACTATCTTTTTGATTTTGATCATGCTGATTCCTTTGATGTGCAATCCAGTCTTTTTGATCATGGTCTCCTGCGCTTTGGCAATCGAGTTGTTTTGCAAGAACATTTTCGTTGTATGCCGGAGATTATTCACTTTAGTAATACGCATTTTTATCAGGATGATCCTCTGGTGCCTCTTCGTCAGTATCTGCCGAATCGGCTTGAACCCCTCAAGGCTGTTCTGGTCAAAAACGGATCTCGGCAAGGGCAGGGACAACGGATTATCAATCAGCAGGAGGCTGATGCCCTAGTTGCGACCATAGCGCAATGCTGTCAGGAAGAGCGTTATCAGGGCAAAACAATGGGGGTTATCGTTCTTCAGGGAACGGCGCAGGCCTATCTTATTGAGGAATTATTGATCAGAACCCTTGGTGTTGATGAGATGGGGCGGCGAAAGCTTGTTTGCGGCAATTCCGCCAGCTTTCAGGGTGGAGAGCGAGATATTTTTTTTCTGAGTATGGTGACCGCTCCTGAGCAAAAAATCAGAGCTCTGACCAAGGTGGCAGAACAACAGAAATTTAACGTGGCTGCCAGCCGGGCACGGGAACAGATGTGGCTTTTTCATTCTGTTCAGGAAAAGCATCTGCGTCCTGAATGCTTACGATATAAACTTCTGAAGCATTTTCATCGTTCGGTTGTTCAGCGTACCGGTGTAGGTACAGGGGTGGAAGAACAGGAGGCATTACGTGCAGCATCGCAACGGGCTAACAGGACTGTGGAGAGTCCGCCAAAACCGTTTCAGAGTTGGTTGGAAGTGGATATGGTCCTGCATCTCGGGGAGCTGGGATACAGGATGGTCCCGCAATATGCCTTTGCTGGTAGGAACATAGATGTAGTTATCCAAGGGCAGCGGATCCAGCTTGCTGTTGAGTGCGATAGTGATCAATGGCAGGGGCCGGAACAGTATACTGCGGATTTGGAGCAGCAGGAAAAATTGGAAAGATGCGGCTGGCAGGTTTTCAGGATTCGCGGGAGCCGCTACTACGCAGATCCAGACAAAGCCTTGGAGCCGCTTATGCAGCTCCTTGAGCAGCTGGATATTTTGCCGGAGATCTGA
- the alr gene encoding alanine racemase, giving the protein MNHIIGENIASLYHRSAAVVDLACISHNLGVVREKAPGRKIIAMVKANAYGHGLVRVAEHLASEGVDYLGTAFVEEALELRKAGITIPIITSGPFSKFQIGLFIENNIDLTIASVDALQYIREAAEFYGKRVNIHLKIDTGMMRIGIRHTNAHKLFTAALEAEKYLNLVSIFSHFANADNEDLAFTHLQLERFLEAARFFDKEHRPSPRLQIANSAAILRIKESQLDMIRPGIMLYGYHPSPSSESKADLLPALSLRAKVMYFKVVLAGSSIGYGRTWTAPQNCRVVTIPVGYGDGYARGLSNKAQVLLRGKRYPVAGSICMDQTMISIGDGEAYIGDEVQLIGRQGKEVITANELADQLGTINYEVLTNISARVPRIFINEHRAI; this is encoded by the coding sequence TTGAACCACATCATAGGAGAAAATATTGCCAGCCTCTATCACCGCTCCGCTGCGGTGGTGGACTTAGCCTGCATAAGCCATAACCTTGGGGTCGTCCGGGAAAAGGCCCCGGGCCGGAAGATCATCGCTATGGTCAAGGCCAATGCCTATGGTCACGGTCTGGTACGGGTTGCTGAGCACTTGGCTTCCGAAGGCGTAGATTATCTCGGCACTGCCTTTGTTGAAGAGGCTCTGGAGCTGAGAAAGGCAGGTATAACCATTCCCATCATCACCTCAGGTCCGTTTTCAAAATTTCAGATTGGGTTGTTCATAGAAAATAATATCGATCTGACCATTGCTTCGGTGGATGCGCTGCAATATATCCGGGAGGCCGCTGAGTTCTACGGGAAACGGGTCAACATCCACCTGAAGATCGACACCGGCATGATGCGGATCGGGATACGCCATACAAACGCCCATAAACTCTTTACTGCTGCCCTGGAGGCGGAAAAGTATCTGAACCTCGTCTCCATCTTTTCTCATTTCGCCAATGCAGATAACGAAGACCTTGCATTCACGCATCTTCAGCTAGAACGATTTCTTGAAGCAGCGCGTTTCTTTGACAAGGAACATCGCCCCTCCCCACGGCTCCAAATCGCCAATTCCGCCGCTATCCTGAGAATCAAGGAAAGCCAGCTTGATATGATCAGGCCGGGAATTATGCTCTACGGCTACCACCCTTCCCCTTCTTCAGAATCCAAGGCTGACCTGCTACCCGCCCTCTCTCTCAGGGCAAAAGTCATGTATTTCAAGGTCGTGTTGGCCGGAAGCTCCATCGGCTACGGCAGAACATGGACAGCTCCGCAGAACTGCCGGGTCGTGACCATTCCGGTGGGCTACGGTGATGGCTATGCTCGCGGTCTTTCCAACAAAGCACAGGTTTTGCTGCGTGGTAAAAGATATCCTGTGGCAGGGAGCATCTGTATGGACCAAACAATGATCAGTATCGGTGATGGAGAGGCATATATCGGGGATGAAGTGCAGCTCATCGGCAGACAGGGCAAGGAGGTAATCACTGCGAACGAACTTGCTGATCAACTCGGCACGATCAATTATGAAGTCCTGACTAATATCAGTGCGCGGGTTCCCAGGATTTTCATCAATGAGCATCGGGCAATTTAG
- a CDS encoding LL-diaminopimelate aminotransferase — MLKINEHYLKLQASYLFSDIAKRVTAFQEANPDKDIIRLGIGDVTHGLPKACIAAFHSAVDEMAEDSSFRGYGPEQGYAFLREAIAKNDFQARGADISPDEVFVSDGAKCDTGNIQELFSRDAKIALPDPVYPVYLDTNVMAGRTGGFSDGRYQGMVYLDSTSENNYVPDLPSEPVDLIYLCFPNNPTGSTATKEELKRWVEYAKENKALILFDAAYEAFIRDDSLPRSIFEIEGAKEVAIEFRSFSKNAGFTGTRCAYTVVPKECMAFDSAGNKQAIHPLWNRRHCTKFNGVSYPVQRAAEAVYSEAGKAQIQELVNAYLENADLIAKAIGELGFDYAGAANSPYVWIQGKRDSWEFFDMLLNEAGVVCTPGEGFGKCGQGYIRLSAFNSRENVVKAMERIQKALA, encoded by the coding sequence ATGCTGAAAATAAATGAACATTATCTGAAACTCCAGGCATCGTACCTCTTTTCCGATATTGCGAAACGAGTGACGGCCTTTCAGGAAGCAAATCCAGACAAGGATATCATCCGTTTGGGAATCGGCGATGTCACGCATGGACTCCCGAAAGCCTGTATTGCGGCATTCCATAGTGCTGTAGACGAAATGGCAGAAGACAGCAGCTTTCGCGGCTACGGCCCGGAACAGGGTTATGCCTTCCTGCGCGAGGCCATCGCAAAAAACGATTTCCAGGCCAGAGGCGCGGATATCAGCCCGGATGAGGTCTTTGTCTCTGACGGGGCAAAATGCGATACCGGAAATATTCAGGAACTCTTCAGCAGAGATGCCAAGATCGCTCTTCCTGATCCGGTCTACCCTGTCTATCTGGACACCAATGTTATGGCCGGGCGCACAGGTGGTTTCAGCGATGGGCGTTACCAGGGCATGGTTTATCTTGATTCAACCAGCGAAAATAACTACGTACCAGACCTCCCCTCAGAACCGGTTGATCTGATCTACCTCTGTTTCCCCAATAATCCCACCGGCTCCACAGCCACCAAGGAAGAATTGAAGAGATGGGTGGAATATGCCAAGGAGAACAAGGCATTGATTCTCTTTGATGCGGCCTATGAGGCCTTTATTCGGGATGACTCTCTGCCCCGCTCCATCTTTGAGATTGAAGGCGCAAAAGAAGTGGCCATTGAGTTCCGCTCCTTTTCCAAGAATGCTGGCTTTACCGGAACCCGTTGTGCGTACACGGTCGTTCCCAAGGAATGCATGGCCTTTGACAGCGCAGGCAATAAGCAGGCGATTCATCCCCTCTGGAACCGACGCCACTGCACCAAGTTCAACGGCGTTTCCTATCCTGTCCAGCGAGCAGCCGAGGCGGTGTACTCTGAGGCAGGCAAGGCTCAAATCCAAGAGCTGGTGAACGCCTATCTTGAGAATGCCGACCTGATCGCCAAGGCAATCGGAGAATTGGGCTTTGACTATGCCGGAGCAGCCAACTCACCCTATGTCTGGATTCAGGGGAAACGTGATTCCTGGGAGTTCTTTGATATGCTGCTGAACGAGGCAGGTGTGGTTTGTACTCCGGGCGAAGGCTTTGGTAAATGCGGTCAGGGATATATTCGCCTTTCCGCCTTTAACTCCCGCGAAAATGTGGTCAAAGCGATGGAGCGGATACAAAAGGCTCTGGCCTGA
- a CDS encoding DUF6515 family protein, translating to MFANSLYYYHGGSFYRKDPGGYVVVDSPVGAVVPALPADYNFFLIDGVRYYTHAGNYYLQVRGGYQVVPDPRRTAPQPVVSNKVIVTSTILNVRSGPGLQYYIANRVNYGDMLMVLQRNIDWMYVQLPDNSRGWIMTRFTAPAGRRADG from the coding sequence ATGTTTGCTAACAGCCTGTATTACTATCATGGAGGAAGTTTTTATCGCAAAGATCCCGGAGGATATGTCGTTGTTGATTCTCCTGTCGGGGCAGTGGTCCCGGCTCTGCCTGCGGATTACAACTTTTTCCTTATTGATGGGGTACGATATTATACCCATGCAGGAAATTACTACCTGCAAGTTCGCGGAGGATATCAGGTTGTGCCGGATCCGAGAAGGACTGCACCGCAACCGGTTGTCAGTAATAAGGTTATTGTGACATCAACTATACTCAATGTTCGCTCCGGTCCCGGTCTTCAATATTATATAGCAAATAGAGTGAATTATGGAGATATGCTGATGGTTCTTCAGAGAAACATAGATTGGATGTATGTACAGCTGCCCGATAACAGCCGGGGATGGATTATGACGCGATTTACAGCACCGGCTGGACGACGTGCCGACGGGTAA
- the sfsA gene encoding DNA/RNA nuclease SfsA, translating to MLLPPIRQHGTLLRRYKRFLADVALADGTELTVHCPNSGAMRGCSAPGSPVVISKSDNPQRKYAWTLEMVQENGVWIGVNTGMTNKLVHEALVNRVIAEFGPITSIQPEVKVSDKSRLDFLLQTEEGPVYVEVKNCSLVEEGKAMFPDAVTARGTKHLHELVRLLDRDKGIRAAVLFCVQRADGQCFAPARHIDPVYAETLVEVQKQGVQVLAYRAEVNPEEVRIVSAMEICPEEQLGEKKGTRVNKG from the coding sequence ATGCTCCTCCCTCCCATTCGTCAGCACGGTACCCTGTTGCGACGTTACAAACGCTTTCTTGCTGATGTTGCCCTTGCCGACGGCACCGAACTGACCGTGCATTGCCCCAACTCTGGTGCCATGCGCGGTTGTTCTGCCCCAGGGAGTCCGGTGGTGATTTCCAAGTCAGATAATCCTCAGCGGAAATACGCCTGGACTCTGGAGATGGTGCAGGAAAACGGGGTCTGGATCGGGGTGAATACTGGCATGACCAATAAGCTGGTTCATGAGGCCTTGGTCAACAGGGTGATTGCTGAATTTGGCCCCATTACATCAATACAGCCCGAGGTCAAGGTGTCGGATAAAAGCCGCCTTGATTTTCTTCTCCAGACAGAGGAAGGTCCGGTCTATGTTGAGGTGAAGAATTGCTCTTTGGTGGAGGAGGGCAAGGCCATGTTCCCGGATGCGGTCACGGCTAGGGGCACGAAACATCTTCATGAGCTTGTCCGGCTGTTGGATAGGGATAAAGGTATCCGCGCCGCCGTGCTCTTTTGTGTGCAACGGGCCGATGGGCAGTGTTTTGCCCCGGCCCGGCATATTGATCCGGTGTATGCGGAAACCTTGGTCGAGGTACAAAAGCAGGGGGTGCAGGTACTTGCCTATCGGGCAGAGGTCAACCCGGAAGAGGTACGCATTGTATCAGCAATGGAAATATGCCCAGAAGAACAGCTGGGAGAGAAGAAAGGAACAAGGGTGAACAAGGGATGA